One genomic region from Bos indicus isolate NIAB-ARS_2022 breed Sahiwal x Tharparkar chromosome 17, NIAB-ARS_B.indTharparkar_mat_pri_1.0, whole genome shotgun sequence encodes:
- the LOC109571460 gene encoding small ribosomal subunit protein uS14-like → MGHQQLYWSHPRKFGQGSRSCRVCSNRHGLIRKYGLNMCRQCFHQYEKDIGFIKLD, encoded by the coding sequence ATGGGTCACCAGCAGCTCTACTGGAGCCATCCGAGAAAGTTCGGCCAGGGTTCTCGCTCTTGCCGGGTCTGCTCAAACCGGCATGGTCTGATCCGGAAATACGGCCTCAATATGTGCCGCCAGTGTTTCCACCAGTATGAGAAGGACATCGGCTTCATTAAGTTGGACTAA